The Acanthopagrus latus isolate v.2019 chromosome 13, fAcaLat1.1, whole genome shotgun sequence genome contains a region encoding:
- the zbtb20 gene encoding zinc finger and BTB domain-containing protein 20, translating into MTERIHNINLHNFSNSVLETLNEQRNRGHFCDVTVRIHGSMLRAHRCVLAAGSPFFQDKLLLGYSDIEIPSVVSVQSIQKLIDFMYSGILRVSQSEALQILTAASILQIKTVIDECTRIVSQNVGLAGPGGFPVIPGDSGQETPRGTPESGTSGPSSDAESGYMQATSQQSMDRAYTSLYSYPGLSLQNGTRERGPLYINPLTSNYDPTLGIQKENQSQDPPWMNRIQERSQQVDRFISTAESTHCRKQPRPSRIHTGGMHIKQEAEDEFSCYDNLVDCQDDTDHTEGVESESKVESFDSGVSSSISTEPDAMEQQPYLGFGRDVGGDGQQGEGGPVHIEVNDSSPEQVQDPEDGDTSHSTSDSSMMQPLPNSVMSQSLPSAPHYMRQAESHTSNLRMPMTSNSQVIGTAGSTFLPTLFPTQPARDNKPLFYLPGQQQPQFVAVPPPAMPSFPNPMSVQQAPAQQQQAGGGVGPGEKKPYECTLCSKTFTAKQNYVKHMFVHTGEKPHQCSICWRSFSLKDYLIKHMVTHTGVRAYQCSICNKRFTQKSSLNVHMRLHRGEKSYECYICKKKFSHKTLLERHMALHSTGSAITGLSGSAVTPGPVSIPIPMAVPEPGAGVVALAMPVSGGAGVGAGVGTGVGVAAEASCQEGTTYVCSVCPAKFDQMEHFNDHMRMHVSDG; encoded by the exons ATGACCGAGCGCATTCATAACATCAATCTCCACAACTTCAGCAATTCTGTACTTGAGACCCTCAATGAGCAGCGCAACCGTGGGCACTTCTGTGACGTGACTGTTCGGATCCATGGAAGTATGCTGCGAGCTCACCGGTGCGTGCTGGCTGCTGGAAGCCCATTCTTTCAGGACAAGCTGCTCTTGGGCTACAGCGACATTGAGATCCCTTCTGTGGTCTCAGTGCAATCCATCCAAAAGCTGATTGACTTTATGTACAGTGGGATTCTGCGGGTATCTCAGTCAGAGGCCCTGCAGATCCTTACTGCTGCCAGCATCCTACAGATCAAGACCGTCATTGATGAGTGCACCCGCATCGTGTCCCAGAATGTGGGCCTGGCCGGGCCGGGGGGATTCCCTGTTATACCAGGAGACTCTGGTCAGGAAACACCCCGTGGCACACCAGAGTCTGGCACCTCTGGGCCCAGCAGTGACGCAGAGTCAGGTTATATGCAAGCAACATCACAGCAAAGCATGGATCGTGCATACACATCACTGTACTCCTACCCTGGCCTCTCTCTGCAAAACGGCACCCGCGAGCGCGGCCCCCTGTACATTAACCCTCTGACGTCAAATTACGATCCGACTCTTGGCATTCAGAAGGAAAACCAGTCTCAAGATCCGCCCTGGATGAACCGCATCCAGGAGAGGTCGCAGCAGGTCGATCGCTTCATCTCCACAGCAGAGTCCACCCACTGCCGCAAGCAACCCCGACCGTCACGCATACACACAGGAGGGATGCACATAAAGCAGGAGGCCGAAGACGAGTTCAGCTGCTACGACAATTTGGTGGACTGCCAAGACGACACCGACCATACTGAGGGTGTAGAGAGTGAATCCAAGGTTGAAAGTTTTGACTCAGGGGTGAGCTCCTCCATCAGTACTGAGCCAGATGCTATGGAGCAGCAGCCGTACCTGGGCTTCGGACGAGACGTGGGCGGGGACGGGCAGCAAGGCGAAGGAGGTCCAGTGCATATAGAGGTCAATGACTCGTCCCCGGAGCAAGTGCAAGATCCAGAGGATGGGGACACATCCCACAGCACTAGTGACAGTAGCATGATGCAGCCCCTGCCAAACTCAGTCATGTCCCAGTCCCTGCCAAGTGCCCCGCACTACATGCGCCAGGCAGAATCACACACCAGCAATTTGAGGATGCCGATGACCAGCAATTCCCAAGTGATAGGCACTGCTGGAAGCACCTTCCTGCCCACACTCTTTCCTACACAGCCGGCAAGAGACAACAAGCCTTTATTTTACCTTCCTGGCCAGCAGCAGCCCCAGTTTGTGGCAGTGCCGCCCCCTGCAATGCCATCATTCCCGAACCCCATGTCGGTACAGCAAGCGCCAGCTCAGCAGCaacaggctggaggaggagttgGTCCAGGGGAAAAGAAGCCCTATGAATGCACTCTCTGCAGTAAAACCTTTACTGCTAAACAGAACTACGTCAAACACATGTTTGTCCATACTG GTGAGAAGCCTCATCAGTGCAGCATCTGCTGGCGCTCGTTCTCCCTGAAGGATTACTTAATCAAACACATGGTGACACACACAGGGGTGCGGGCCTACCAGTGCAGCATCTGCAACAAGCGCTTCACCCAGAAGAGCTCTCTCAATGTCCACATGCGGCTGCACCGTGGAGAGAAGTCCTATGAGTGCTACATCTGCAAGAAGAAGTTCTCACACAAGACCCTGCTGGAGAGGCACATGGCCCTGCACAGCACAGGCAGCGCCATCACAGGCCTGTCGGGGAGTGCAGTTACCCCCGGCCCGGTCTCCATCCCCATCCCGATGGCTGTCCCCGAGCCTGGTGCTGGAGTGGTGGCCCTCGCCATGCCAGTGAGTGGAGGTGCTGGAGTAGGGGCTGGGGTTGGAACAGGAGTGGGTGTAGCCGCAGAAGCGAGCTGCCAAGAAGGGACCACCTACGTGTGCTCCGTCTGCCCTGCCAAGTTCGACCAAATGGAGCACTTCAATGACCACATGCGAATGCATGTCTCCGATGGATAA